GGGCGCGGTCGGGGGGCCGGGGTTGCTTCGGCGCGGCCGAGCAGGGGCAGCGCGAGCAGCGCAATCAACAGGGCGTGAGCCGGACGCATCGTCATCACTCGTTCCGTGCCGCTCGAAGGCGCCGGACAGCGGCGCCGAGAGGTGTGGGCGGCGCGTCTCGCCCGGGAAAGCGGCGATTTTCGTGTCCGAAGCCGGCCTGGAGCTTGCGCGCACGCCAGCGGCGGCGCGCCGCGGAGCAAGACTGGACCGTTTTGGCTGCTCGAACGTTTGTACAGCCAGAGGGCGGTATTCCACGGAGATGACGTGATGAAGGGTGCAGTGCTCGGCTCGGCCCTGCTGGCTGCAGGTGCCCTGGCGCTGGCGCCGGCCAGCGCCGACGCGCGCGGCTTCGGCGGCGGCGGTTTCCATGGTGGTGGCTTCCACGGCGGCGGCTTCGGCGGCTTCCGAGGCGGCGGATTCGGCGGCGGCTTCCGCGGCGCCGGCTTCCGTGGTGGTGGGTTCTACGGCGGCCGGGGCTTCTACGGCGGTCGAGGCTTCTACGGTGGCCGGGGCTACGGCTACGGCCTCGGCGGCCTGGGTCTCGGCGTCGGGCTGGGCCTCGCGGCCGGCGGCCTCTACGGCGGATACGGCGGCTACGGCGGCTACGGCTACCCGGGCTACGGCTACGGGTATGGTGGCGGCTACGCCCCCGTCGGCTATTACGGCGGCGATTACGGCTACGGCGGCGGCTGCTACACGGTCCCGCGGGTGCGCTGGACGCCGTACGGATACCGCCGGGTCCTGGTCGAGCGCTGCTACTGAGCCGCGCCCGGCAGCAAGACCGACAGCGAGAAAGAACGGGAGAGGCCGCCTTCGGGCGGCCTTTTCCTTGCCTGCCGCCTTCCCGGCGTTGGACAGCTCAGACTAGGACGCCGATACTGGTATCGAACGGCGGGAGACGGTCATGAGCACGGCAACCGGGCAGGGGCCTTCCGGGGTGGATGCGGTCGAGATCCGCGATGCCAGCCTCACCGCCTTCTACCGATCGATGACGCCATCGGAGCGGCACACCTTCTGGGCGTGCGCGGCCGGCTGGTGCCTCGACGGCATGGACTTCATGATCTACCCGCTGGTGATCGGGACGATCATGGCCCTGTGGCACGTGGATTCCGGCACGGCCGGGCTCGCCGCCACCGTGACGCTGCTGGCCTCGGCGATCGGCGGCTGGCTCGCGGGCTTCATCGCCGACCGGATCGGCCGGGTGCTGACCCTCCAGATCACGATCCTGTGGTTCTCGCTCTTCTCCCTGCTCTGCGCCTTCGTGCAGAACTTCGAGCAGCTCCTGATCGCCCGGGCGATCCTCGGCCTCGGCTTCGGCGGCGAGTGGGCGGCCGGCGCCGTGCTGATCGGCGAGACCATCCGAGCCGAGTATCGCGGCCGCGCCGTCGGCTCCGTGCAGTCCGGCTGGGCGATCGGATGGGGGCTCGCAGTCCTGTCGCAGGCGGTGCTGTTCTCGATTCTGCCGCCCGAGACGGCGTGGCGCTGGATGTTCGCCGTGGGCGCGCTCCCGGCCCTGCTGATCTTCTACCTGCGCCGCTACGTCGAGGAGCCGCAGGTCGCCGCCGAGAGCCGCGCCCGCGCCGCGGCCTCCGGCGACCGGCCACAGATCTGGGAGATCTTCTCCGGGCCGATCCTCAAGACCACGCTGCTCGCCTCCCTGGCGGCGGCGGGGTGCCAGGGCGGCTACTACGCGATCACCACCTGGGTGCCGCGTTTCCTCACCACCGAGCGCCACCTGTCGATCGTCTCCTCCACCGGCTACCTCGCGGCGCTGATCATCGGCTCGTTCACCGGCTACCTCGTGGGGGCGTGGCTCGCCGACCGGCTCGGGCGCCGTCCGCTGTTCCTGATCTTCTCGCTCGGCGCCATCGCGGTGATCGTCGCCTACACGCAGATCCCGCTCTCGAACGGCGTGCTCTGGGTGCTGGGCTTCCCGCTGGGGTTCTTCGCCTCCGGCTACTTCTCCGGCATGGGCGCCTTCCTGACCGAGCTGTACCCGACGCGCCTGCGCGGCTCGGGGCAGGGGTTCTGCTACAATTTCGGACGCGGCATCGGCGCCCTGTTCCCGGCGCTCGTCGGCTACCTCGCGGAGCGCGCCGGCCTCGCCTCCGCCATCGCGATCTTCGCCGCCGTCGCCTACGGGATCTTCTTCCTGGCGGCCTTCGCGCTGCCCGAGACCCGCGGCAAGGTCCTGCACGCGGATAGCTGATCATGCCCGAGATCCGAGACTGCCCCGCCCCGGACCCCCATCCGGGCGGCCCGACCCGCTACGCCGTGCCGGGGGGCGCCGTGGACACCCATGCCCACGTCATCGGACTGCCGCCGGATTATCCCCTGGTCCCGGACCGGAGCTACACGCCTCCGGCGGCCCCGGCGGACCGATACCTCGCGATGCTCGACGGGACCGGCATGGCCAACGGGGTGCTGGTCCAGGTCAGCGTCCACGGCACCGACAACCGGCTGATGGTCGAGACGCTGCGCGCCAACCGGCAGCGCCTGCGCGGCATCGCAGTGATTCCCCTCGGCCTCCCGGACGCGGAACTCGCCGCCCTGAAGGAGGCCGGGGTGGTGGGCCTGCGCCTCAACGTCCTGTTCGGCGGCGGAGTCGGGCTCGATGCCGTCGAATCCTACGGGGCGCTCGCCCGCGAGATGGGCTGGCACCTCCAGTTCCTGCTCGACGCCCGGGACCTGCCGCCGATCGCCGGCCGCCTTGCGCGGCTG
The sequence above is drawn from the Methylobacterium mesophilicum SR1.6/6 genome and encodes:
- a CDS encoding MFS transporter — translated: MSTATGQGPSGVDAVEIRDASLTAFYRSMTPSERHTFWACAAGWCLDGMDFMIYPLVIGTIMALWHVDSGTAGLAATVTLLASAIGGWLAGFIADRIGRVLTLQITILWFSLFSLLCAFVQNFEQLLIARAILGLGFGGEWAAGAVLIGETIRAEYRGRAVGSVQSGWAIGWGLAVLSQAVLFSILPPETAWRWMFAVGALPALLIFYLRRYVEEPQVAAESRARAAASGDRPQIWEIFSGPILKTTLLASLAAAGCQGGYYAITTWVPRFLTTERHLSIVSSTGYLAALIIGSFTGYLVGAWLADRLGRRPLFLIFSLGAIAVIVAYTQIPLSNGVLWVLGFPLGFFASGYFSGMGAFLTELYPTRLRGSGQGFCYNFGRGIGALFPALVGYLAERAGLASAIAIFAAVAYGIFFLAAFALPETRGKVLHADS
- a CDS encoding amidohydrolase family protein, translated to MPEIRDCPAPDPHPGGPTRYAVPGGAVDTHAHVIGLPPDYPLVPDRSYTPPAAPADRYLAMLDGTGMANGVLVQVSVHGTDNRLMVETLRANRQRLRGIAVIPLGLPDAELAALKEAGVVGLRLNVLFGGGVGLDAVESYGALAREMGWHLQFLLDARDLPPIAGRLARLPVPLVFDHMGHMPTSAGLDHPGFQALLGLVADGNWVKLSGAFRDSVEGPPYADTIPFARALNDAAPERCLWGSDWPHVAAWDGPPRTSTLLDLMADWVPDADRRRMVFVDNPRRLYGFAAGP